The DNA region CTGACCAGCGGCTACCACCTGGCGTTCCTGACCGCCGCCGGCCTGCTCGCCGCCGCCACCGCCCTCGCCGCGGTGCTGCTGCGCCCGGGCGCGACCGCGCGCGGGACCGCGGTGGACGGCGGCGACGCGGACGGCGACGGCGACCGACACGGCGACGACGGCGGCCAGTCCGGCGACGAGTCTGGCGACGTCGGCCGCGGCGGTCAGCGGGACGCGCCCGCCGGAGCGGTCACGTCCAGCCGGGGAAGCCGCCGGGCACCGGGTCCGCCGGAGCGTAGGGCTCGCGTGTGAAGACGAACGAGCCGACGTCCAGGTGGCTCAGCGACCCGTCGGGGCGGCGCACCGCGCGCAGCGTCTCCCCGGCGTAGTAGCCCTCGCGACCGGTCCACGTACCGTCGTGTTCCACGTGGAACCTCGCTCCACGCCCCGCGCCGGTGAGCGGCCCGAGGTGCAGTTCGGAGCCGGACCGGACCCGTAGCGCGAAGGCGTTGGTGCCCCAGAACCACGGACCGGCCAGCTCCAGCAGCGCCGGGTCGATGTCCTCGGCCGGGCGCCACGGCGTGGGGAAGGCGGGCTCGGCGTCCACGGTGACCGCCAGCAGCTCGGCGGCGAGCGAGCCGACCGCGGGCCCCGAGGTGCAGTTGGCCAGCGTGACCGCTCCCGTCCGGTCCTGCGGGCTCACCCACAGCGCGGCGACGAACCCGGGCATCGAGCCGGTGTGCCCGGCCAGGTCGCGGCCGTCGCGCCGCAGCAATTGCATGCCCAGGCCGTAGCCGCCGCCGGGGTCGGTGGCCTCCGGCGGCGCGGCGGGCAGGCGCATCTCCTCGACCACCCGCGCGGGCAGCACCCCCTCGTGACCCGAGGTCAGGAAGGCGGCCCAGCGGGCCAGATCGGCCGCCGTGGACCACAGCTCGCCCGCGGGCGCCATCCGCCCGGTCTGCTGCACCGCCTCGGGGGCCAGCACCTCCGCCCAGGGGTGCACCGCGAAGCCGCCCGCGGCCGGAGCCTGCGGCTGCGGCGTGGTGCGGTCCATGCCCAGCGGACCGAGCACCTCGGCGGCCAGCACGTCGGTCCACCGCGCCCCGCGCAGCCGCTCCACCAGCGCGCCCAGCAGCGCGTACCCGGGGTTGGAGTAGTGGTGGCGGCGGCCCGGCAGGTGCTTGGCGGGCGCGTCGCCGAGCACGTCGGCGAGCTCGGGCCGCAGGTGGCCGGGGGTGCGCTCCCACCACGGCGACGGCGTCTCGGAGGCGATGCCCGAGGTGTGCGCGAGCAGGTGACCCACCGTCACCGCGTCGTCGAGCGCCCCCGCCGCCTCCGGCAGCAGCCGCGCCACCGGGTCGGTCAGCTCCAGCAGCCCTTCCTCGCGCAGCCGCATCGTCAGCACCGCGACGAAGGTCTTGGTGATCGACCCGATGCGGTACTGGGTGTCCGCGTCCGGCGCGTGGTCGTCGCGCATGCTCGCCGCGCCGTGCCACACCATCCGCCCGTCCCGCACCACCGCGCCCACCACCGAGGGCGCGCGGCCCTCCGCCTGCGCGAGGGCCACCCGGTGCATCAGCCGCCTGCGGGTCGCGGGCAGCAGGTCGCCGCCGAGATACGCCTGCGGGCGGTCGGTCCGCGGGCGGTCCGCGCGGTCTCTGCCGGACGTGCCTGTCGTCACTTGTCGTTCGCCTCCGGTCCGTTCACCTCGTCCATCGGGCCAAGGCTGCCAGAAGTGCCCGAGGCTGCCGGAAGTGTTGACACCCCCCGGGGCCGGGCGTAGACATCCTGACGGTCAGAGAGCGCTCTCTTGAGCGCGCCGGTTCCTCCCCCACGCACGAGCCGCATCCGACACGTAGGAGCAGACATGAGGGTCACCCCACGCAGGCTCTCCGGCGTCCGTAAACGTTTCCGACGCTCCCCGCAGGGCGTCGCCCTGCTGGCCCTGGCGCTGATCGCCTCGGCCTTCCTCTCGCTCGCCTCGAACGTCTCGCACGCCGCAGCGCCCACCCTGCTCTCCCAGGGCAGGCCGGCCACGGCCTCCTCGGTGCAGGACCCGTTCACGGCGAACGCCGCCGTCGACGGCGACCCCGGCACCCGCTGGTCCAGCGCCGCCGCCGACCCGCAGTGGCTCCAGGTCGACCTCGGCAGTTCCCAGCCGATCACCCAGGTGGTGCTGACCTGGGAGACGGCGTACGCCAAGGCGTTCCAGATCCAGGTCTCGGACAACGGTTCCACGTGGAACACCGTCTACTCCACGACCACCGGCACCGGCGGCACCCAGACCCTCGCCGTCACCGGCACCGGCCGCTACGTGCGGATGTACGGCACCGTCCGCGCCACCCAATGGGGCTACTCCCTGTGGGAGTTCCAGGTCTACGGCGGCTCCGGCGGCGGCACCCCGCCCGCCACATGCGCCACCACCACCGCCGCCCTCGGCAAGCCCGCCACCGCGTCGTCGACCGAGAACGCCGGCACCCCCGCCTCCGCGGCCTTCGACGGCAACGCCGGCACCCGCTGGTCCAGCGCCGCGTCTGACCCGCAGTGGGTGCAGGTCGACCTCGGCTCCTCGCAGAGCCTGTGCGGCGCCCAGCTGACCTGGGAGACCGCGTACGCCAAGGCGTACCAGATCCAGGTCTCCGACAACGGTTCCACGTGGAACACCGTCTACTCCACGACCACCGGCGCCGGCGGCGTGGAGAACCTCTCCTTCGACGCCACCGGCCGCTACGTGCGGATGTACGGCACGGTGCGCGCCACCCAGTACGGCTACTCCCTGTGGGAGTTCACCGTGCTGACCCCCGGTGGCACCGGCACCACCCCGCCTCCCACCGGAGGCGACGGCGACTGCCCGTGGGTGGGCTCCACCGCGCCGGTGGCCGACCGGGTGCAGCAGGTCATGGCGCAGATGACCGCCGCGCAGAAGGTGTCGATCCTGCACGGCAACAACAACGCCACGCCGTACATCGGCAACATCACCGGCATCCCGTCGCTGTGCATCCCCGACATCGGGCTGCAGGACGGCCCGCACGGTGTCGGCGACGGACTCGGCGGCGTCACCCAGATGCCGTCCGCCAACGCCTCCGCGGCGACCTGGGACAACGCGCTGGAGCAGCAGTACGGCGCGGCGATCGGCGCGGAGTTCGCCGGCAAGGGCGTGCGGGTGGCGCTCGGGCCGACGCTGAACATCGTCCGCGACCCGCGCTGGGGCCGGGCCTTCGAGACCTTCGGCGAGGACCCGTACCTCAACGGCCAGATGGCCGCGGCCGACATCCGCGGCATCCAGAGCCAGGGCGTGATGGCCGAGATGAAGCACGTGGCCGTCTACAACATCGAGAACCCGGCGGGCACCGTCGTGGTGGACAAGCGGACCCTGCAGGAGCTGTACCTGCCGGCCTTCCAGGCCGCCGTGCAGCAGGGCTCGCCGGCCGCCGCGATGTGCGCGTACAGCGTGGTCAACAGCGTGCCCGCGTGCCAGAACCCGGACCTGATGAACACCGGGCTCTACCAGCAGGCGAACTTCGGCGGCTTCATCACCAGCGACTGGGGCGGCACCCACTCCACGGTGGAGTCCGCCAACGCGGGCCTGACGGTGGAGATGCCCAACGGCTATTTCTACGCCGACTTCCTCGCCCAGGCGGTGGCCAACGGCACGGTCAGCCAGACCACCCTCAACACGATGGTGAGCCGGCTGCTGACGCAGTTCTTCGCCTTCGGCCTCTTCGACAAGGCGCCCAGCGGGTCGAAGGACGCCGTCGTGACCACCCCGGCGCACGCGCAGGTCGCCCTCCAGGGCGCGGAGGAGGGCACCGTCCTGCTGAAGAACAACGGCATCCTGCCGCTGTCGACCGCCACCACCCACTCGATCGCGGTGATCGGCTGGGACGGCGGCGCCGGCGTGCAGACCATCGGCGGCGGCAGCGCCACGGTCACCAGCCCCGGCACGGTCTGGCCGATCACCGGCATCCAGAACCGGGTCGCCGGCACCGGCACCACCGTGCAGTACAACGACGCGACGAACCTCGCCTCCGCGGTGACCCTGGCCCGCAGCTCCGACGTCGCGATCGTCTTCGCCTCCGACAACTACGGCAACGAGGAGCACGACACCACGACGCTCGACCTGCCGAACAACGGCGGCGGCAGCGTCCCGCAGAACGACATGATCGCCCAGGTCGCGGCGGCCAACCCGCACACGATCGTGGTGCTCAACACCAACTCGGCGATCACCATGCCGTGGCTGAACCAGGTCGCGGCGGTCTTCGAGGGCTTCTACCCGGGCCAGCAGATCGGCACCGCGATGGCCGCGCTGATCTTCGGTGACGTCAACCCGTCGGGCAAGCTGCCGGTCACCTTCCCCACGTCGCTGGCCGACGTGCCGGCGAACACCCCCGCGCAGTGGCCGGGGACCAACGGACAGGTGCAGTACAGCGAGGGCCTGGACGTCGGCTACCGCTGGTACGACGCGAAGAACATCGCGCCGCTCTTCCCCTTCGGCTTCGGCCTGTCGTACACGACCTTCGGCTTCTCCGGGCTCCAGGTCGGGGCGCTGTCCGGCGGCAGCGCGACGGCGCGCGTGACCGTCACCAACACCGGGTCGCGGGCCGGCACCGAGGTCGCGCAGCTCTACGTCGGCGATCCGGCGTCCACCGGCGAACCGGTCCACCAGCTGCGCGGCTATCAGCGCGTCACGCTCAACCCCGGCCAGTCGCAGCAGCTGACGTTCACCGTCGGCACGCACGACCTGGCGTACTGGAACACCGCGTCCAGCACCTGGACGACGGCGGCCGGCACGTACCAGGTGCTGGTCGGCGACTCGTCGCGGAACCTGCCGGTGAGCGGGACGCTGACGGTGCCGACGACGGTGAACGCGGCGGCGGCGTCGGGCTCAGTGTCGGGTGCGGTGTCGGGGTCGGCGTCCGCGAAGGCTGCGTCGGGCTCGACGCCCGCTGCCCCCGCCACGCTCGCCCTGCCGAACCCGTACGGCATGAGCAGCCCGGTCGGCAAGCAGGTCGGGTGGACCTTCGACCCGAACGCCGCGGCCGGCACCACGTACACCGCGACGGGGCTGCCGCCGGGCATCTCGCTCGGCGCGTCCGGGCGGTTCACCGGGGCCGCGACCAGGGCCGGGACGTACACCGTGACGGTCACCGCGCGGAACACGGCCGGTGCCAGCGGCTCCGCGGTGTTCGTCTGGACCGCCACGTGAACCGCCGCGGCCGGTCGTCCATGACCTCCGCCCAGATCACTCCCCAGGGCACCGCCTAGCCCACTGCGCGCTGACGACGTCCCCCGTGCCGGACCCGGCCCGGGGGACGTCCCCTTCCCGCCCTCGCCACCGCCGTGCGACAGTCGCGGTACTCGACGAGGGGGTGTGCGGGGTGGACGAGGCGGTGGGCGCGCTGCTCGACCGGTTCCTGGCCGGGCTGCGGGC from Actinacidiphila sp. DG2A-62 includes:
- a CDS encoding serine hydrolase domain-containing protein, encoding MHRVALAQAEGRAPSVVGAVVRDGRMVWHGAASMRDDHAPDADTQYRIGSITKTFVAVLTMRLREEGLLELTDPVARLLPEAAGALDDAVTVGHLLAHTSGIASETPSPWWERTPGHLRPELADVLGDAPAKHLPGRRHHYSNPGYALLGALVERLRGARWTDVLAAEVLGPLGMDRTTPQPQAPAAGGFAVHPWAEVLAPEAVQQTGRMAPAGELWSTAADLARWAAFLTSGHEGVLPARVVEEMRLPAAPPEATDPGGGYGLGMQLLRRDGRDLAGHTGSMPGFVAALWVSPQDRTGAVTLANCTSGPAVGSLAAELLAVTVDAEPAFPTPWRPAEDIDPALLELAGPWFWGTNAFALRVRSGSELHLGPLTGAGRGARFHVEHDGTWTGREGYYAGETLRAVRRPDGSLSHLDVGSFVFTREPYAPADPVPGGFPGWT
- a CDS encoding discoidin domain-containing protein produces the protein MRVTPRRLSGVRKRFRRSPQGVALLALALIASAFLSLASNVSHAAAPTLLSQGRPATASSVQDPFTANAAVDGDPGTRWSSAAADPQWLQVDLGSSQPITQVVLTWETAYAKAFQIQVSDNGSTWNTVYSTTTGTGGTQTLAVTGTGRYVRMYGTVRATQWGYSLWEFQVYGGSGGGTPPATCATTTAALGKPATASSTENAGTPASAAFDGNAGTRWSSAASDPQWVQVDLGSSQSLCGAQLTWETAYAKAYQIQVSDNGSTWNTVYSTTTGAGGVENLSFDATGRYVRMYGTVRATQYGYSLWEFTVLTPGGTGTTPPPTGGDGDCPWVGSTAPVADRVQQVMAQMTAAQKVSILHGNNNATPYIGNITGIPSLCIPDIGLQDGPHGVGDGLGGVTQMPSANASAATWDNALEQQYGAAIGAEFAGKGVRVALGPTLNIVRDPRWGRAFETFGEDPYLNGQMAAADIRGIQSQGVMAEMKHVAVYNIENPAGTVVVDKRTLQELYLPAFQAAVQQGSPAAAMCAYSVVNSVPACQNPDLMNTGLYQQANFGGFITSDWGGTHSTVESANAGLTVEMPNGYFYADFLAQAVANGTVSQTTLNTMVSRLLTQFFAFGLFDKAPSGSKDAVVTTPAHAQVALQGAEEGTVLLKNNGILPLSTATTHSIAVIGWDGGAGVQTIGGGSATVTSPGTVWPITGIQNRVAGTGTTVQYNDATNLASAVTLARSSDVAIVFASDNYGNEEHDTTTLDLPNNGGGSVPQNDMIAQVAAANPHTIVVLNTNSAITMPWLNQVAAVFEGFYPGQQIGTAMAALIFGDVNPSGKLPVTFPTSLADVPANTPAQWPGTNGQVQYSEGLDVGYRWYDAKNIAPLFPFGFGLSYTTFGFSGLQVGALSGGSATARVTVTNTGSRAGTEVAQLYVGDPASTGEPVHQLRGYQRVTLNPGQSQQLTFTVGTHDLAYWNTASSTWTTAAGTYQVLVGDSSRNLPVSGTLTVPTTVNAAAASGSVSGAVSGSASAKAASGSTPAAPATLALPNPYGMSSPVGKQVGWTFDPNAAAGTTYTATGLPPGISLGASGRFTGAATRAGTYTVTVTARNTAGASGSAVFVWTAT